The Sporomusa termitida genome has a window encoding:
- a CDS encoding ABC transporter ATP-binding protein has translation MILTVDNIACGYGAQTVLSGVSFEIHSGDFMCLLGPNGVGKTTLFKTILRLLKIQSGKILLNGKNIANWSQPQLAAKIGYVPQAHTPPFPFTVLDVVAMGRSARLGLFGSPSPADMKIAGQALETLSIGYLRSSIYTRISGGERQLVLIARALAQQPEFLIMDEPTASLDFGNQIRVLDYIRDLVTKSGIGVLMTTHYPNHALRYGSKVAAIGKNGSLTTGAPRQVITEQYLQDTYGVNVQIVQLQLRDGQVASACIPLSTQTASTAEKTG, from the coding sequence TTACAGTCGACAATATTGCCTGTGGCTATGGGGCCCAAACGGTCCTTAGCGGGGTATCCTTTGAAATTCATTCCGGCGATTTCATGTGTTTGCTGGGGCCTAACGGCGTGGGGAAAACCACGTTGTTTAAAACTATTTTACGGTTGTTGAAAATTCAGTCCGGGAAAATATTGCTAAATGGAAAAAATATTGCCAACTGGTCCCAGCCACAGCTGGCGGCAAAAATCGGTTATGTTCCCCAGGCCCACACACCGCCCTTTCCGTTTACCGTGCTTGATGTGGTCGCGATGGGCCGGAGCGCCCGCCTGGGACTGTTTGGCTCGCCGTCGCCTGCCGATATGAAAATAGCCGGCCAGGCCCTGGAGACACTATCAATAGGTTATTTACGCAGCAGCATCTATACCCGTATCAGCGGCGGTGAACGGCAATTGGTATTGATTGCCAGGGCCTTGGCGCAGCAGCCGGAATTTCTGATTATGGATGAGCCTACTGCCAGTCTGGACTTTGGCAACCAGATACGGGTCCTGGACTATATCCGCGACCTGGTCACCAAATCCGGCATCGGCGTGCTAATGACCACCCATTATCCCAACCATGCGCTGCGGTATGGGTCGAAGGTGGCGGCCATAGGCAAGAACGGCAGTCTTACAACCGGCGCGCCCCGGCAGGTGATTACCGAACAATATTTACAAGATACCTATGGTGTGAATGTGCAGATTGTTCAGTTGCAGTTACGTGATGGACAGGTTGCGTCTGCTTGCATCCCGTTGTCTACCCAGACAGCTTCCACAGCGGAAAAGACGGGATAA
- a CDS encoding TonB-dependent receptor — protein MKNSKMGKTVAALVLSTLVGAAVPAWAEESAAAKDPEMSTVVVKAQKAEAETPVYSRLAIPESSKAATEVITREDIEAMHPKDVLEILERGTGIVGTRWGQKGYYKVQARGGDNIGIIIDGVYLPDTQASRILANLPVDLIESITLVRDASILTLGPIANFATNFVKGGSPSQGFIIIETLKVTGPVDKAKLSYGTFDTEKFSLLHGDKPGDSAYYALGYAKDRSDGRSGWFNGRNFDTYFLKAGDKGEDWFADMTLIVNNGWSGQQVLFNEDGSYLNRTSSLGKWDPINTTLFTTNAAKLWDENRTTTFSFGYSSVRSSRIALVYSPAIKSHWEENEYLREVNLAHTLNFGRDTLKFGVQAMWWHSPTGVAGQAGYERQEELYGYYLYGERRVNDKLTLDTGARLDRKHITKGVAKYFAGGGSNIQYDATYGEFWEKEAVSFSLGAAYQLDPVYKLSSRFSYSRQPAGRYLLTENNELLDAEVRYKYETGVTASYNKALNASLTAFLYDINDARVSTGKTYYDAETGMDVTTYTGRDLTRKGLELSVHGRLSGPLGYKAGYSYFTSSDALDDSYIPHSSYNLALNYRQADIAANISLLYLSRFASSMGDATKLGGYTTIDANISKDLDRTTKLTLYGRNITDRRYGRGMNYYDAGAEYGIEVSKKF, from the coding sequence GTGAAAAACAGTAAGATGGGAAAAACAGTGGCTGCGCTTGTTTTGTCTACTCTGGTCGGGGCGGCAGTGCCTGCCTGGGCGGAGGAATCAGCTGCCGCTAAAGACCCGGAAATGTCAACAGTCGTGGTCAAGGCCCAAAAGGCAGAGGCGGAAACACCGGTATACAGCCGTTTGGCGATTCCGGAGAGCAGCAAGGCGGCGACGGAAGTCATTACCCGGGAAGATATTGAGGCCATGCATCCCAAGGATGTGCTGGAAATACTTGAACGCGGCACCGGGATTGTAGGTACGCGCTGGGGTCAAAAGGGCTATTACAAAGTCCAGGCGCGCGGCGGCGATAATATCGGGATCATCATTGACGGGGTCTATTTGCCCGACACGCAGGCCTCGCGTATTTTGGCAAATCTGCCGGTTGACCTGATCGAATCCATCACCCTTGTCCGGGACGCCTCCATCCTGACACTGGGTCCTATTGCCAATTTTGCCACCAATTTTGTCAAGGGAGGCTCTCCCAGCCAGGGTTTCATTATCATAGAAACCCTGAAAGTAACCGGGCCTGTCGATAAAGCCAAGCTGAGTTACGGTACTTTTGATACGGAAAAATTCAGCCTCCTGCATGGCGATAAACCCGGTGACAGCGCTTATTATGCGCTGGGATACGCCAAAGACCGGAGCGACGGTAGGTCCGGCTGGTTTAACGGCCGAAATTTTGATACGTATTTTCTAAAGGCCGGGGATAAAGGCGAAGACTGGTTTGCCGATATGACCCTGATTGTCAACAATGGCTGGAGTGGCCAGCAGGTATTGTTTAACGAAGACGGCAGCTACCTGAATCGCACCAGCAGCCTAGGCAAATGGGATCCCATTAATACGACGCTGTTTACAACGAATGCGGCGAAACTATGGGATGAAAACCGCACGACAACCTTCAGCTTCGGCTATAGCTCGGTGCGGTCCAGCCGGATTGCGCTGGTCTACTCGCCGGCAATAAAATCGCACTGGGAAGAAAATGAATACCTGCGCGAAGTAAACCTGGCGCATACCTTGAATTTTGGCCGGGATACGCTGAAATTCGGCGTCCAGGCCATGTGGTGGCATTCGCCGACCGGGGTTGCAGGGCAGGCCGGCTATGAACGCCAGGAGGAACTGTACGGCTACTATTTGTACGGGGAGCGGCGGGTCAATGATAAACTGACGCTGGATACCGGGGCGCGGCTGGACAGAAAACATATTACCAAGGGCGTCGCCAAATATTTCGCGGGCGGCGGCAGCAACATCCAATACGACGCGACATACGGGGAATTTTGGGAGAAAGAAGCCGTTAGCTTTTCCCTGGGAGCCGCTTATCAGCTGGACCCGGTCTATAAGCTGTCTTCGCGTTTCTCCTACTCGCGTCAGCCCGCGGGCAGGTATCTGCTTACGGAAAACAACGAGCTGCTTGATGCGGAAGTGCGTTATAAATATGAAACAGGCGTTACGGCCAGCTATAACAAGGCTCTCAATGCCTCGCTGACGGCATTTTTATATGATATCAACGATGCCCGGGTTTCTACGGGAAAAACGTATTACGATGCGGAGACTGGCATGGATGTAACGACCTATACCGGAAGGGATCTGACGCGCAAGGGCCTGGAACTGTCGGTGCATGGCCGTTTGTCCGGCCCCCTCGGCTATAAAGCCGGGTATTCTTATTTTACTTCGAGCGACGCCCTGGATGACAGCTATATACCGCATAGCAGCTACAATCTGGCGCTGAACTACAGGCAGGCCGATATCGCGGCCAATATCAGCCTCCTGTACCTCAGCCGGTTTGCAAGTTCGATGGGAGATGCCACTAAGTTAGGCGGCTATACCACCATCGACGCCAACATCAGCAAGGACCTGGATAGAACGACCAAGCTTACCCTGTACGGGCGCAATATTACCGACCGGCGTTATGGCAGAGGCATGAACTATTATGATGCCGGCGCCGAATACGGGATAGAGGTCAGTAAGAAGTTTTAA